Proteins encoded within one genomic window of Vidua macroura isolate BioBank_ID:100142 chromosome 2, ASM2450914v1, whole genome shotgun sequence:
- the ZYX gene encoding zyxin isoform X2, with protein sequence MFALISGRSGQRESDALTAGSGGEEASRDPDSPEPPHSFRKSSSATGSEIAGWGQLQGTEKMASPGAPGTRMTSTVSINISTPSFYNPQKKFAPVVAPKPKVNPFKAGGASESSLPPPPGPGAQRAQIGKVGEIPLPPMSLLAEDLPLPPPPPPGEDASFSSNCAFPPPPPPFEEPFPPAPDEAFPSPPSPPPPPPPMFDEGPVSKVPAPQVRGKMSSVDLEIDSLSVMLDDMEKNDPFKSRITPGSTGSLEKPLAPKAPVEIPSAPKDTPHSFPSKFTPKPSGSSSFKPPGVDLNPTPTPWAAPQQRKEPQAPVPPPPSLPSAQPTPKFTPSPVASSPKSVSKSGDSVPVAPSNSTRYPTSLQTQFTAPSPSGPSSRPQPSNFSYAQQRERPQVQEKPRPTEQPAAARDTHRPTGSSADPPRGNSCLTMKEVEELEKLTQKLMKDMEHPPPAEAAISELCGFCRKPLSRTQPAVRALDRLFHVECFTCFKCEKQLQGQQFYNVDEKPFCEDCYASTLEKCSVCKQTITDRMLKATGNSYHPQCFTCVMCHTPLEGTSFIVDQSNQPHCVDDYHRKYAPRCSVCSEPIMPEPGKDETVRVVALEKNFHMKCYKCEDCGKPLSIEADENGCFPLDGHVLCIKCHTVRAKTAR encoded by the exons GTACTGAGAAGATGGcctccccaggtgccccagggaCCCGCATGACATCCACAGTCAGCATCAACATTTCTACCCCTTCCTTCTACAACCCACAGAAGAAGTTTGCACCTGTGGTTGCCCCTAAACCCAAGGTGAACCCCTTCAAGGCTGGGGGTGCGTCAGAGTCGTCACTGCCTCCACCTCCTGGTCCAGGTGCCCAGCGTGCTCAGATAGGGAAGGTGGGGGAGATTCCATTACCACCCATGTCCCTGCTGGCAGAAG acctgccactgccacctcctcctccacctggGGAGGATGCAAGCTTCTCCTCAAACTGTGCATTTCCACCACCCCCACCACCCTTTGAAGAACCTTTTCCACCAGCCCCAGAtgaagcttttccttctcctccttctccacctcctcctcctccaccaaTGTTCGACGAAGGACCTGTGAGCAAGGTTCCTGCCCCACAG GTACGTGGCAAGATGAGCAGCGTTGATCTTGAGATTGACTCACTGTCTGTAATGTTGGATGACATGGAGAAGAATGACCCCTTCAAATCCCGG ATAACTCCGGGATCCACAGGTTCTCTGGAGAAACCATTGGCCCCAAAAGCCCCTGTGGAAATACCATCTGCACCCAAAGATACTCCTCATTCCTTTCCTTCCAAGTTCACACCAAAGCCAAGTGGAAGCTCATCTTTCAAGCCCCCTGGGGTGGATTTGAACCCCACCCCAACCCCATGGGCAGCCCCACAGCAACGCAAGGAGCCTCAAGCACCAGTTCCTCcacctccctctctcccttctgCTCAGCCTACCCCTAAATTCACCCCATCTCCTGTTGCTAGCTCTCCTAAGTCTGTGTCCAAATCAGGTGACAGTGTTCCAGTGGCTCCCTCAAATTCTACAAGATACCCTACCTCCCTTCAGACTCAGTTCACAGCCCCTTCACCTTCAGGCCCCTCCTCTCGACCACAGCCCTCCAACTTCAGCTATGCCCAGCAGAGGGAAAGACCGCAAGTGCAGGAGAAGCCACGCCCAACAGAACAACCTGCTGCTGCAAGAGACACG CATAGACCCACAGGTTCCAGTGCAGATCCACCTAGGGGGAATTCTTGTCTGACAATGAAGGAGGTAGAAGAGCTGGAGAAGTTGACCCAGAAACTAATGAAGGATATGGAGCATCCACCCCCAGCAGAGGCTGCAATTTCTG AGCTCTGTGGCTTCTGCCGGAAGCCTCTGTCACGAACCCAGCCAGCTGTGAGGGCCCTGGACCGCCTCTTCCACGTGGAATGCTTCACCTGCTTCAAAtgtgagaagcagctgcaggggcagcagtTCTACAATGTGGATGAGAAGCCCTTTTGTGAGGACTGCTATGCC AGCACCTTGGAAAAGTGCAGTGTCTGCAAGCAGACCATCACAGACCGGATGCTGAAGGCCACTGGTAACTCATACCATCCCCAGTGCTTCACCTGCGTGATGTGCCATACCCCCCTGGAGGGGACCTCTTTTATTGTGGACCAGTCCAACCAGCCACACTGTGTGGATGACTACCACAG GAAGTATGCTCCACGCTGCTCAGTCTGTAGTGAACCTATCATGCCAGAGCCTGGAAAGGATGAGACAGTGCGTGTTGTTGCATTGGAGAAAAATTTCCACATGAAATGTTACAAGTGTGAG GACTGTGGGAAGCCCTTGTCCATTGAAGCAGACGAGAATGGGTGCTTTCCTCTGGATGGGCACGTGCTGTGTATCAAGTGTCACACCGTCCGTGCAAAAACAGCGCGCTGA
- the ZYX gene encoding zyxin isoform X4, whose translation MEGPGGTEKMASPGAPGTRMTSTVSINISTPSFYNPQKKFAPVVAPKPKVNPFKAGGASESSLPPPPGPGAQRAQIGKVGEIPLPPMSLLAEDLPLPPPPPPGEDASFSSNCAFPPPPPPFEEPFPPAPDEAFPSPPSPPPPPPPMFDEGPVSKVPAPQVRGKMSSVDLEIDSLSVMLDDMEKNDPFKSRITPGSTGSLEKPLAPKAPVEIPSAPKDTPHSFPSKFTPKPSGSSSFKPPGVDLNPTPTPWAAPQQRKEPQAPVPPPPSLPSAQPTPKFTPSPVASSPKSVSKSGDSVPVAPSNSTRYPTSLQTQFTAPSPSGPSSRPQPSNFSYAQQRERPQVQEKPRPTEQPAAARDTHRPTGSSADPPRGNSCLTMKEVEELEKLTQKLMKDMEHPPPAEAAISELCGFCRKPLSRTQPAVRALDRLFHVECFTCFKCEKQLQGQQFYNVDEKPFCEDCYASTLEKCSVCKQTITDRMLKATGNSYHPQCFTCVMCHTPLEGTSFIVDQSNQPHCVDDYHRKYAPRCSVCSEPIMPEPGKDETVRVVALEKNFHMKCYKCEDCGKPLSIEADENGCFPLDGHVLCIKCHTVRAKTAR comes from the exons GTACTGAGAAGATGGcctccccaggtgccccagggaCCCGCATGACATCCACAGTCAGCATCAACATTTCTACCCCTTCCTTCTACAACCCACAGAAGAAGTTTGCACCTGTGGTTGCCCCTAAACCCAAGGTGAACCCCTTCAAGGCTGGGGGTGCGTCAGAGTCGTCACTGCCTCCACCTCCTGGTCCAGGTGCCCAGCGTGCTCAGATAGGGAAGGTGGGGGAGATTCCATTACCACCCATGTCCCTGCTGGCAGAAG acctgccactgccacctcctcctccacctggGGAGGATGCAAGCTTCTCCTCAAACTGTGCATTTCCACCACCCCCACCACCCTTTGAAGAACCTTTTCCACCAGCCCCAGAtgaagcttttccttctcctccttctccacctcctcctcctccaccaaTGTTCGACGAAGGACCTGTGAGCAAGGTTCCTGCCCCACAG GTACGTGGCAAGATGAGCAGCGTTGATCTTGAGATTGACTCACTGTCTGTAATGTTGGATGACATGGAGAAGAATGACCCCTTCAAATCCCGG ATAACTCCGGGATCCACAGGTTCTCTGGAGAAACCATTGGCCCCAAAAGCCCCTGTGGAAATACCATCTGCACCCAAAGATACTCCTCATTCCTTTCCTTCCAAGTTCACACCAAAGCCAAGTGGAAGCTCATCTTTCAAGCCCCCTGGGGTGGATTTGAACCCCACCCCAACCCCATGGGCAGCCCCACAGCAACGCAAGGAGCCTCAAGCACCAGTTCCTCcacctccctctctcccttctgCTCAGCCTACCCCTAAATTCACCCCATCTCCTGTTGCTAGCTCTCCTAAGTCTGTGTCCAAATCAGGTGACAGTGTTCCAGTGGCTCCCTCAAATTCTACAAGATACCCTACCTCCCTTCAGACTCAGTTCACAGCCCCTTCACCTTCAGGCCCCTCCTCTCGACCACAGCCCTCCAACTTCAGCTATGCCCAGCAGAGGGAAAGACCGCAAGTGCAGGAGAAGCCACGCCCAACAGAACAACCTGCTGCTGCAAGAGACACG CATAGACCCACAGGTTCCAGTGCAGATCCACCTAGGGGGAATTCTTGTCTGACAATGAAGGAGGTAGAAGAGCTGGAGAAGTTGACCCAGAAACTAATGAAGGATATGGAGCATCCACCCCCAGCAGAGGCTGCAATTTCTG AGCTCTGTGGCTTCTGCCGGAAGCCTCTGTCACGAACCCAGCCAGCTGTGAGGGCCCTGGACCGCCTCTTCCACGTGGAATGCTTCACCTGCTTCAAAtgtgagaagcagctgcaggggcagcagtTCTACAATGTGGATGAGAAGCCCTTTTGTGAGGACTGCTATGCC AGCACCTTGGAAAAGTGCAGTGTCTGCAAGCAGACCATCACAGACCGGATGCTGAAGGCCACTGGTAACTCATACCATCCCCAGTGCTTCACCTGCGTGATGTGCCATACCCCCCTGGAGGGGACCTCTTTTATTGTGGACCAGTCCAACCAGCCACACTGTGTGGATGACTACCACAG GAAGTATGCTCCACGCTGCTCAGTCTGTAGTGAACCTATCATGCCAGAGCCTGGAAAGGATGAGACAGTGCGTGTTGTTGCATTGGAGAAAAATTTCCACATGAAATGTTACAAGTGTGAG GACTGTGGGAAGCCCTTGTCCATTGAAGCAGACGAGAATGGGTGCTTTCCTCTGGATGGGCACGTGCTGTGTATCAAGTGTCACACCGTCCGTGCAAAAACAGCGCGCTGA
- the ZYX gene encoding zyxin isoform X5, giving the protein MASPGAPGTRMTSTVSINISTPSFYNPQKKFAPVVAPKPKVNPFKAGGASESSLPPPPGPGAQRAQIGKVGEIPLPPMSLLAEDLPLPPPPPPGEDASFSSNCAFPPPPPPFEEPFPPAPDEAFPSPPSPPPPPPPMFDEGPVSKVPAPQVRGKMSSVDLEIDSLSVMLDDMEKNDPFKSRITPGSTGSLEKPLAPKAPVEIPSAPKDTPHSFPSKFTPKPSGSSSFKPPGVDLNPTPTPWAAPQQRKEPQAPVPPPPSLPSAQPTPKFTPSPVASSPKSVSKSGDSVPVAPSNSTRYPTSLQTQFTAPSPSGPSSRPQPSNFSYAQQRERPQVQEKPRPTEQPAAARDTHRPTGSSADPPRGNSCLTMKEVEELEKLTQKLMKDMEHPPPAEAAISELCGFCRKPLSRTQPAVRALDRLFHVECFTCFKCEKQLQGQQFYNVDEKPFCEDCYASTLEKCSVCKQTITDRMLKATGNSYHPQCFTCVMCHTPLEGTSFIVDQSNQPHCVDDYHRKYAPRCSVCSEPIMPEPGKDETVRVVALEKNFHMKCYKCEDCGKPLSIEADENGCFPLDGHVLCIKCHTVRAKTAR; this is encoded by the exons ATGGcctccccaggtgccccagggaCCCGCATGACATCCACAGTCAGCATCAACATTTCTACCCCTTCCTTCTACAACCCACAGAAGAAGTTTGCACCTGTGGTTGCCCCTAAACCCAAGGTGAACCCCTTCAAGGCTGGGGGTGCGTCAGAGTCGTCACTGCCTCCACCTCCTGGTCCAGGTGCCCAGCGTGCTCAGATAGGGAAGGTGGGGGAGATTCCATTACCACCCATGTCCCTGCTGGCAGAAG acctgccactgccacctcctcctccacctggGGAGGATGCAAGCTTCTCCTCAAACTGTGCATTTCCACCACCCCCACCACCCTTTGAAGAACCTTTTCCACCAGCCCCAGAtgaagcttttccttctcctccttctccacctcctcctcctccaccaaTGTTCGACGAAGGACCTGTGAGCAAGGTTCCTGCCCCACAG GTACGTGGCAAGATGAGCAGCGTTGATCTTGAGATTGACTCACTGTCTGTAATGTTGGATGACATGGAGAAGAATGACCCCTTCAAATCCCGG ATAACTCCGGGATCCACAGGTTCTCTGGAGAAACCATTGGCCCCAAAAGCCCCTGTGGAAATACCATCTGCACCCAAAGATACTCCTCATTCCTTTCCTTCCAAGTTCACACCAAAGCCAAGTGGAAGCTCATCTTTCAAGCCCCCTGGGGTGGATTTGAACCCCACCCCAACCCCATGGGCAGCCCCACAGCAACGCAAGGAGCCTCAAGCACCAGTTCCTCcacctccctctctcccttctgCTCAGCCTACCCCTAAATTCACCCCATCTCCTGTTGCTAGCTCTCCTAAGTCTGTGTCCAAATCAGGTGACAGTGTTCCAGTGGCTCCCTCAAATTCTACAAGATACCCTACCTCCCTTCAGACTCAGTTCACAGCCCCTTCACCTTCAGGCCCCTCCTCTCGACCACAGCCCTCCAACTTCAGCTATGCCCAGCAGAGGGAAAGACCGCAAGTGCAGGAGAAGCCACGCCCAACAGAACAACCTGCTGCTGCAAGAGACACG CATAGACCCACAGGTTCCAGTGCAGATCCACCTAGGGGGAATTCTTGTCTGACAATGAAGGAGGTAGAAGAGCTGGAGAAGTTGACCCAGAAACTAATGAAGGATATGGAGCATCCACCCCCAGCAGAGGCTGCAATTTCTG AGCTCTGTGGCTTCTGCCGGAAGCCTCTGTCACGAACCCAGCCAGCTGTGAGGGCCCTGGACCGCCTCTTCCACGTGGAATGCTTCACCTGCTTCAAAtgtgagaagcagctgcaggggcagcagtTCTACAATGTGGATGAGAAGCCCTTTTGTGAGGACTGCTATGCC AGCACCTTGGAAAAGTGCAGTGTCTGCAAGCAGACCATCACAGACCGGATGCTGAAGGCCACTGGTAACTCATACCATCCCCAGTGCTTCACCTGCGTGATGTGCCATACCCCCCTGGAGGGGACCTCTTTTATTGTGGACCAGTCCAACCAGCCACACTGTGTGGATGACTACCACAG GAAGTATGCTCCACGCTGCTCAGTCTGTAGTGAACCTATCATGCCAGAGCCTGGAAAGGATGAGACAGTGCGTGTTGTTGCATTGGAGAAAAATTTCCACATGAAATGTTACAAGTGTGAG GACTGTGGGAAGCCCTTGTCCATTGAAGCAGACGAGAATGGGTGCTTTCCTCTGGATGGGCACGTGCTGTGTATCAAGTGTCACACCGTCCGTGCAAAAACAGCGCGCTGA
- the ZYX gene encoding zyxin isoform X1, giving the protein MVKQLCLGEAFFASWEEAPGLGSSSASRCCCCRRAGRGSRAARPRQPQCRGGTSRSPRGTEKMASPGAPGTRMTSTVSINISTPSFYNPQKKFAPVVAPKPKVNPFKAGGASESSLPPPPGPGAQRAQIGKVGEIPLPPMSLLAEDLPLPPPPPPGEDASFSSNCAFPPPPPPFEEPFPPAPDEAFPSPPSPPPPPPPMFDEGPVSKVPAPQVRGKMSSVDLEIDSLSVMLDDMEKNDPFKSRITPGSTGSLEKPLAPKAPVEIPSAPKDTPHSFPSKFTPKPSGSSSFKPPGVDLNPTPTPWAAPQQRKEPQAPVPPPPSLPSAQPTPKFTPSPVASSPKSVSKSGDSVPVAPSNSTRYPTSLQTQFTAPSPSGPSSRPQPSNFSYAQQRERPQVQEKPRPTEQPAAARDTHRPTGSSADPPRGNSCLTMKEVEELEKLTQKLMKDMEHPPPAEAAISELCGFCRKPLSRTQPAVRALDRLFHVECFTCFKCEKQLQGQQFYNVDEKPFCEDCYASTLEKCSVCKQTITDRMLKATGNSYHPQCFTCVMCHTPLEGTSFIVDQSNQPHCVDDYHRKYAPRCSVCSEPIMPEPGKDETVRVVALEKNFHMKCYKCEDCGKPLSIEADENGCFPLDGHVLCIKCHTVRAKTAR; this is encoded by the exons GTACTGAGAAGATGGcctccccaggtgccccagggaCCCGCATGACATCCACAGTCAGCATCAACATTTCTACCCCTTCCTTCTACAACCCACAGAAGAAGTTTGCACCTGTGGTTGCCCCTAAACCCAAGGTGAACCCCTTCAAGGCTGGGGGTGCGTCAGAGTCGTCACTGCCTCCACCTCCTGGTCCAGGTGCCCAGCGTGCTCAGATAGGGAAGGTGGGGGAGATTCCATTACCACCCATGTCCCTGCTGGCAGAAG acctgccactgccacctcctcctccacctggGGAGGATGCAAGCTTCTCCTCAAACTGTGCATTTCCACCACCCCCACCACCCTTTGAAGAACCTTTTCCACCAGCCCCAGAtgaagcttttccttctcctccttctccacctcctcctcctccaccaaTGTTCGACGAAGGACCTGTGAGCAAGGTTCCTGCCCCACAG GTACGTGGCAAGATGAGCAGCGTTGATCTTGAGATTGACTCACTGTCTGTAATGTTGGATGACATGGAGAAGAATGACCCCTTCAAATCCCGG ATAACTCCGGGATCCACAGGTTCTCTGGAGAAACCATTGGCCCCAAAAGCCCCTGTGGAAATACCATCTGCACCCAAAGATACTCCTCATTCCTTTCCTTCCAAGTTCACACCAAAGCCAAGTGGAAGCTCATCTTTCAAGCCCCCTGGGGTGGATTTGAACCCCACCCCAACCCCATGGGCAGCCCCACAGCAACGCAAGGAGCCTCAAGCACCAGTTCCTCcacctccctctctcccttctgCTCAGCCTACCCCTAAATTCACCCCATCTCCTGTTGCTAGCTCTCCTAAGTCTGTGTCCAAATCAGGTGACAGTGTTCCAGTGGCTCCCTCAAATTCTACAAGATACCCTACCTCCCTTCAGACTCAGTTCACAGCCCCTTCACCTTCAGGCCCCTCCTCTCGACCACAGCCCTCCAACTTCAGCTATGCCCAGCAGAGGGAAAGACCGCAAGTGCAGGAGAAGCCACGCCCAACAGAACAACCTGCTGCTGCAAGAGACACG CATAGACCCACAGGTTCCAGTGCAGATCCACCTAGGGGGAATTCTTGTCTGACAATGAAGGAGGTAGAAGAGCTGGAGAAGTTGACCCAGAAACTAATGAAGGATATGGAGCATCCACCCCCAGCAGAGGCTGCAATTTCTG AGCTCTGTGGCTTCTGCCGGAAGCCTCTGTCACGAACCCAGCCAGCTGTGAGGGCCCTGGACCGCCTCTTCCACGTGGAATGCTTCACCTGCTTCAAAtgtgagaagcagctgcaggggcagcagtTCTACAATGTGGATGAGAAGCCCTTTTGTGAGGACTGCTATGCC AGCACCTTGGAAAAGTGCAGTGTCTGCAAGCAGACCATCACAGACCGGATGCTGAAGGCCACTGGTAACTCATACCATCCCCAGTGCTTCACCTGCGTGATGTGCCATACCCCCCTGGAGGGGACCTCTTTTATTGTGGACCAGTCCAACCAGCCACACTGTGTGGATGACTACCACAG GAAGTATGCTCCACGCTGCTCAGTCTGTAGTGAACCTATCATGCCAGAGCCTGGAAAGGATGAGACAGTGCGTGTTGTTGCATTGGAGAAAAATTTCCACATGAAATGTTACAAGTGTGAG GACTGTGGGAAGCCCTTGTCCATTGAAGCAGACGAGAATGGGTGCTTTCCTCTGGATGGGCACGTGCTGTGTATCAAGTGTCACACCGTCCGTGCAAAAACAGCGCGCTGA
- the ZYX gene encoding zyxin isoform X3, which yields MVKQLCLGEAFFASWEEAPGLGSSSASRCCCCRRAGRGSRAARPRQPQCRGGTSRSPRGTEKMASPGAPGTRMTSTVSINISTPSFYNPQKKFAPVVAPKPKVNPFKAGGASESSLPPPPGPGAQRAQIGKVGEIPLPPMSLLAEDLPLPPPPPPGEDASFSSNCAFPPPPPPFEEPFPPAPDEAFPSPPSPPPPPPPMFDEGPVSKVPAPQITPGSTGSLEKPLAPKAPVEIPSAPKDTPHSFPSKFTPKPSGSSSFKPPGVDLNPTPTPWAAPQQRKEPQAPVPPPPSLPSAQPTPKFTPSPVASSPKSVSKSGDSVPVAPSNSTRYPTSLQTQFTAPSPSGPSSRPQPSNFSYAQQRERPQVQEKPRPTEQPAAARDTHRPTGSSADPPRGNSCLTMKEVEELEKLTQKLMKDMEHPPPAEAAISELCGFCRKPLSRTQPAVRALDRLFHVECFTCFKCEKQLQGQQFYNVDEKPFCEDCYASTLEKCSVCKQTITDRMLKATGNSYHPQCFTCVMCHTPLEGTSFIVDQSNQPHCVDDYHRKYAPRCSVCSEPIMPEPGKDETVRVVALEKNFHMKCYKCEDCGKPLSIEADENGCFPLDGHVLCIKCHTVRAKTAR from the exons GTACTGAGAAGATGGcctccccaggtgccccagggaCCCGCATGACATCCACAGTCAGCATCAACATTTCTACCCCTTCCTTCTACAACCCACAGAAGAAGTTTGCACCTGTGGTTGCCCCTAAACCCAAGGTGAACCCCTTCAAGGCTGGGGGTGCGTCAGAGTCGTCACTGCCTCCACCTCCTGGTCCAGGTGCCCAGCGTGCTCAGATAGGGAAGGTGGGGGAGATTCCATTACCACCCATGTCCCTGCTGGCAGAAG acctgccactgccacctcctcctccacctggGGAGGATGCAAGCTTCTCCTCAAACTGTGCATTTCCACCACCCCCACCACCCTTTGAAGAACCTTTTCCACCAGCCCCAGAtgaagcttttccttctcctccttctccacctcctcctcctccaccaaTGTTCGACGAAGGACCTGTGAGCAAGGTTCCTGCCCCACAG ATAACTCCGGGATCCACAGGTTCTCTGGAGAAACCATTGGCCCCAAAAGCCCCTGTGGAAATACCATCTGCACCCAAAGATACTCCTCATTCCTTTCCTTCCAAGTTCACACCAAAGCCAAGTGGAAGCTCATCTTTCAAGCCCCCTGGGGTGGATTTGAACCCCACCCCAACCCCATGGGCAGCCCCACAGCAACGCAAGGAGCCTCAAGCACCAGTTCCTCcacctccctctctcccttctgCTCAGCCTACCCCTAAATTCACCCCATCTCCTGTTGCTAGCTCTCCTAAGTCTGTGTCCAAATCAGGTGACAGTGTTCCAGTGGCTCCCTCAAATTCTACAAGATACCCTACCTCCCTTCAGACTCAGTTCACAGCCCCTTCACCTTCAGGCCCCTCCTCTCGACCACAGCCCTCCAACTTCAGCTATGCCCAGCAGAGGGAAAGACCGCAAGTGCAGGAGAAGCCACGCCCAACAGAACAACCTGCTGCTGCAAGAGACACG CATAGACCCACAGGTTCCAGTGCAGATCCACCTAGGGGGAATTCTTGTCTGACAATGAAGGAGGTAGAAGAGCTGGAGAAGTTGACCCAGAAACTAATGAAGGATATGGAGCATCCACCCCCAGCAGAGGCTGCAATTTCTG AGCTCTGTGGCTTCTGCCGGAAGCCTCTGTCACGAACCCAGCCAGCTGTGAGGGCCCTGGACCGCCTCTTCCACGTGGAATGCTTCACCTGCTTCAAAtgtgagaagcagctgcaggggcagcagtTCTACAATGTGGATGAGAAGCCCTTTTGTGAGGACTGCTATGCC AGCACCTTGGAAAAGTGCAGTGTCTGCAAGCAGACCATCACAGACCGGATGCTGAAGGCCACTGGTAACTCATACCATCCCCAGTGCTTCACCTGCGTGATGTGCCATACCCCCCTGGAGGGGACCTCTTTTATTGTGGACCAGTCCAACCAGCCACACTGTGTGGATGACTACCACAG GAAGTATGCTCCACGCTGCTCAGTCTGTAGTGAACCTATCATGCCAGAGCCTGGAAAGGATGAGACAGTGCGTGTTGTTGCATTGGAGAAAAATTTCCACATGAAATGTTACAAGTGTGAG GACTGTGGGAAGCCCTTGTCCATTGAAGCAGACGAGAATGGGTGCTTTCCTCTGGATGGGCACGTGCTGTGTATCAAGTGTCACACCGTCCGTGCAAAAACAGCGCGCTGA